agagagagagagagagagagagagagagagagagagagagcatgaggaGAATTATTTCCCTGATGCATCTCTGAATGGGTTCCACAAACCAGTGTCAATGACAGACACAATCCaagcaaaataaaaattttCTAGTCAAAACTATACTCACCCTAGATGAGCTACTCACCTCCTTGCCATAGTCTCTGCTCTGAAGGCAAGACTTCTCCAAGGCAATGAACTGCTCAAGTGTCACCTCCTTGATAAAGAAGTGTAGCACCAGCTTGCGGTCACCGGCCACCTACAACACCAcacaatcacaatctcataacCCTATTAATACTTTCCAGTTTTTATTTTAGACACTGGGTGAGGATTTCTACTATCATCCTGCATTCATTTCCTCATTTGACTAAGCCCTAAATATCTGAAAACCTCACATTACTTAAATTTCTTGACTGAGAATAGACAAATATGAAGATATTCCACTATGCACAAAGCACAACTGAATTAACATTTGATAAGGTTTCTTTACCAATACAACCTGATTCAGTAATGAGATAAAATAGGTGCTATCATTGTGCCATGTTTGAAACAAAATAGGGGAAATGTCCCTTTTTTATGAAattattgttttgattttctATGTATACATGTCatataatactaaaattatttaaaaagatTTCATCTAAATTTGATTACTTGCACATTCCAGGTAGAGAAATGCATTAATTTATATTGCTGACTCATCAATGAACACTGATTCCTTGATTACAATTCACTATAACTGAAGTGTGAACTACAGAAATAAAGTTAAATTACTGAATGCCTGACAAGTCTGATATGTGTGGTAGAAGGGCAGTGCATGTGCCATAGTTATATTAGACTCTGTGTACTCTAAGGGTGTCTGTACTCTGTAATTGTTGCTAAGAACTGCAGTGCCTAGCTTTCAGTGGTGCAGTCTGAGCCCTATGACCCTCACCTGAGTACTGTAATAGTCACTCCAGGTGACTGGGTGAGCTGATGGATCCCAGCCGATTTCCTCCATTAACTCACGGTTGAGGCCTTTCATCATATCCTCTCCCTTATCCACCAGGCCCCCAGGGAAGCCAAAGGTCCCATCAAACCTCAACTGCATCTGCAATGAAATGTATCAGTGGTATGGACTGACAGAAGACAGAATGTGATATGTGTGATGTTTATAGATGACAGCAAACCGCAATTTAGAAATTCTCAAATAATATTTTCTACTTTATGTATGGCTGCCTGAATCTCCTGTCTATTAATATGCATATCTCCATCCataaattattaattttcttgactCACAAACAATTGACAATTTGCTTTGCTAACAATATATTTTCTCAACAATTCCCATATTCATATATCAAATTAATGAATCAATATCCAAGTTCATCTTTAGCAAGTTATGGAGTATTTCAGTATTGGATTAGAGTTAACAATGGTAAAAGTAGTGGCAGCACTACTGCAATAGTATTTTCAATGACCTAAAACCCACCATGACAGCAGCCCGATACTCCCCAAACATTGATCTGCCTTCCTGCCGTGCCCACAGACACACATGTGCTCCCATCCGGTAGTTGTCCAACTTCTTGGACTCGGCTAATGGTATGAGGCCTTTGGTGACAGTGCGAAGCTGCAGGCATGATGGGATCTGGGAAAATTAGGTCATTAGTGAAATGTGCAAGTATTATTCGTGACTAACCAGCTATCCTTACtcagagaaaaatatattacataAAACAGTTTTAAAACTATACTATTTGGGCTGGAAAAGGATTAAAAGTAAAGTCAGATTGACTGATCCCCCAGGCAAAGCCCAATACACAACAAATGAAATACAACTGAAAATTATATGATGATAAGTTAAAATAtcatatttattcttatatGAGCTTCACAGTCAGAATAAAGTACAAGAGGGATAAATTGGTTAATGCAACACTGGATAAATGTTGACCTTGTCTGAAATGCTTGGCTTTCCACTGTAAAAGCAGAATGAGAAATGACAGGAAGGCACTTGGCATCTCACCTCAGGAATTGGGAAGTCCCTTGGTGCTGAGTCTACAGACATCTTCAACAGTGATTTGGTCTGACAGGAGGGTATTCACTGAACAAAGTGCTCTTTGCTTACTTCTGTTTTCCCTGCAGTGTGGCACACTTGAAACTCTGCAATGCAGTAAACCAATTATTAAATAGCAATTCACATTCATTCCACAAACCATTACATCACAAGCTGAGTACTGCATCAGTTCTGTGAATGCCGCCTTGGATTTCTAAGAATCAAAATGGAGTGGTGAGATTGGCTaactaacaattttttttacaagtgCAATTAAATCAATATGAATGctaatttaattatttttcttaacaaATCAGCCTATCTTGCAGCACACTAACACGTCTGAGTAAATCACGGCAGTAACACAATTGCACGCCTTTCTAAACACCCACACGAGCGAGTGACAGCAGGGGATAAGGCGGCCAATGAGTCCTGTCCTCCCAGCTAGTGACAAACATACACTGACACTTTACAGTCTGTGCTACCGCTGTCCCAAGACCCTCTGCTGTCCTCACTATACGTCACTCTGAAAGCAGATCCAGCCGACGACATCTGCTGATAAGAGCCACAAATTCCTTGATCTCCCCGGCCCCACTCAACACacactttgttttgttttattttctaaagTATGTACAAATACATCCACCCCTTTTCTGTTAATTTTCAGCCTTTCGGCTGCAAtgtctaataaaccgtattattattattattattacacacacacttctctccaCTACTCACTCACGTCACCACCAGCTTCCTCGGCGATCAATCCTCCGTACTCACATCAGCATGCGCACAGCTAATCGGGCTCTTCATTCCCTTATTACTCCATGTTTTACGTCCATTAATTAGTCACTGTCTCCCTCGCCGCAGCCTGTCCAAGTTCACGCAGCACTCGTGATCAGCTGACGTTTGTTGTGACAGTCAGCTGGGCAGCGAGCTATGTGGTTTGGCCTTTCCAACAGCGCTAATAAATATATTTTATTCTAAGGAAACTACTAGagactcttcagtaccaggacgtgtttccttattcattctggttactttatggtgattatatacagctttgGAGAGACATATTGGCATTAGAATAGgaaggactgtggccattaatcttttgacctccttaaacccttcctaatggaaataaaatcgtCGAGGTAATCACAAACAAAAATCAAGGAGGTTAAGcttcattgttttattcttaCCCCGCTTgaatttgctttttattttgttgttattattactttgtCCTATTTTCTTATCCTAACTCCTATCTTTCGTTTTACATTTTCCATATTTGAAGAGGACCTTCTTTCCACCACTGTTAGTACCTGTAGTTATATTTTCCATCAATAAATTCGTCACACATGGTTACTCAAATGACATAACAGTGTCATGCAAGGTGTCAAGGATACAGCAGAGGTCTATATCAATAATTTccctagtttgtgtgtgtgtgtgtgtgtgtgtgtgtttcactgtttgatctgctgtaactgctgcagtctctgacgagacagccagacgttaccctacggaacgagctcagagctcattatttccgatcttcggataggcctgagacaggcacacaacacacaccgggacaacaaggtcacaactcctcgatttacatcccgtacctactcactgctaggtgaacaagggctacacgtgaaaagagacacaaccaaatatctccactcggctggggagtcgaaccccggtcctgtggcttgtgaagccagcgctctaaccactgagctaccgtgtgtgtgtgtgtgtgtgtgtgtgtgtgtgtgtgtgtgtatgtatgttaaaTACAATTCTCTCGCCTCTCAGTTAAAGTGCTGCACAGAATTGCCATGCCATACAGCAAAATTCAGTGAAGAGCTCACATAAAGGGCAGTACGTGCTTTCATCAGTGACGCCAACATTCTTGGAAGTGGGTTATCTATTCTATGTTGTCATTTCCTGAACAGTTTGATAAAACAGTTTCACAACTTAAGGATAGATTTACACGCATTTCAGAACACATattcaacaatacgttgaggaaaactacaaaaattatatcagtactcatgaaaaatgcatatggcaagatgaaattatacttgatcataaagaacaacctatccaTAATTCGCTGATCTTAGTAATACTCGTGAGATAAAATGCATGTTCatgtatgccaacaataacaaaagtgcCCTTAAATACCACACTACcttctttaggctgctgctaaatgaagaggtgaaggactgacaaggttaagaagacagaccgtagagtgacattgacagttcaggGAGGCCTCATCTTCACACTTCAACTTTCTGACACGAGTCTGTACACTGCATGGCCGGCACTGCCAGTAGTATGACTCTCGAGTGTTTATGTAAAGAGGCTCACACACACCCGACATTCTTCTCCCGGCACTCCTCAATgccacacagctgcacaaactcatcctgccacaagaaaagcatttgcttcagtactgtcaagttgtgattttgtattgtactgtatacaatgtaagaaaaTCTTCAATttttatatgaaacaatggAGTTCAGGGCATGAGTTAAGCTTTTGCGTTGCAGAGGCTCGTCACTCGTAaacgtctgagggtggagaattacactctcagaaacagATTTATTAGAACTTAAGGATAAAGCTTAAAAAAGATGGGGTAACGTGAGACATACACGTATTTCAGGAACACATACGataaggaaaactacaaaaattatgTCAGTATTCATAAGAAAAGCATATGGCAAGCTGTTACACGAGGGTGGCGTGAAAGGATAAGTCAATGTTCAAGTCCATCACTTCGCCCCGATAGAGCCATGCAACTGATTGGTAAGCCTTGCCCTACGTCACCTCATCAAACAGAGCAAGTCAGAATATATGCAAGAAGGAACAGGCGTGGGAACCTGCTGACGTAACGTGTCGCAGCCTGACACTACCTATCCTCACTCAAAGAACGGtagtaagcagtagtagtagtagtagtagtagtagtagagagagagagagagagagagagagagagagagagagagagagagagagagagagagagagagagagagagagagagagagagagagagagagagagagagagagagagagagagagagagagagagagagagagagagagagagagagagagagagagagagagagagagagagagagagagagagagagagagagagagagagagagagagagagagcaaacaaatcttaacagaaaacaacaagaacaacaacaacaaaaccacaacttactttactcctatatccagggcagaacacggagatacaggcttgcccgactttagtgaacagcggcgggcagtcagcgtggtgcaaggtgtgggtaatctgcgccgtgaattgaccgcccacagcctccgccacgtccacctcattctgcctgtcgtcacctgggaacgaagcgggtaatcaatgatgaaggacacttgttataagggcccactgacactgagctagcctgttgagggcctcatacatactgaaaaatccttgtataggtccaattcactcttacacacacccacgacaaaccacacatacccaaaccctcttaaaaactcaataacatcccaaaacactaaaaaaaaaacacacacacacacacagaagagctTAAAATACCTCTAaattcactagaaacacccaatatttactgaaataatcctcacacacacccaaaagactactaacacacaccacttataacactcaaaataaatccaaaccccactcagaacaccaaccaacccctcaaagttctcccaaaccacactcacaACATGCTAATACTCATACACACCTCAATCCACtctcaaaatacgtaaaatatacctaaaagatctaacaGACACTTTAAACACACGAAATGAACCCCAAAACATActtataacactccaaacagtCTGCAACAGTAATGTACAaacttaaaataccccaaatctatcccaaaaccaacagtatgcattataaagaacgttaggattaaaagggacacttacctaaatattacaccttggcttcttctcctattccacctttatttctcatttctttttcatccttctccattgttactccttcttcttcctcctactccttccatccacacgtctgagcctagaaacacatcaaaacactagatattagacaaaatattcaggaaatggagggtgacttaagtattgtggctttgctgctgctcctcttcctcctccttttctcctctcttcctctttatcctcctttatttctcctttcttcctccttctgctacaattatctacacacctgaacctagaaacccacgaaaacacgtagaaatcactagatattaggcaaaatatcgacgaactgcgGATTTGGAAAAGTGGCGCCAGCCTGGGCTATGGTGAGTCtacctgggctgtggtcatcagagagaacgggaacggggtgactcggctaaattacgtaaatcatttgatttcaaaaatgacttttagaaaaacgaagccacggccaaatgcttgttattttatgacgtgataaatacttaaactaattttcaaaatatcaaaatatctccagcttaactggtttttaaaaaaggtctaaattaagtacgttaaaagtacaaaaacattttaacccataaatctcttaaaacgtcctgtaaagtcaagccattttcacttggcgtgtattttatcacatttcagggagtctgagctatcttttagggcattctacagcgtgttagaccgagaagcagaaacgtgagcaaataaaataaagaaaaataagagctttttacaacagcaccaaacaccatttcaaagtccacatatttcactcaatagattgatttcacacttaaaagagtaCAACCGATATTTTGacaccataaaggcccacttataccttgaaatgaaaaagctcaaaattccatatgggaaattttgagcgttaaaaagcctttaacatacgccataaaacaccactaaacgccacatatttacccagcacaggcgcggaacacacttcaaacacaacgaaacatttatagaaaccataaaaacataccatggaagcgtaatattaccgtcaggaaatattcgaaaaaaaagtatttgacccaactggCTGGTGACGGAGGGTGAGGCGGGGTTGGGtgatggctaggggaccgtcggggggAGGCGACccggaggcaacaccggcggcgaGACATCCATACAtggcctttatcatctcaccaaaccaaaattaagccacagagaaattttgactagggATATATGAAATGGtagactggtggctgcattgtgacacatgtttggcctatggtaagtaaaggaaacaaatatcagagggtaatacagacgccttgctctttttgatGATCCTTTTACCAGTActttaaaatatttgcgtactgttttcaccctcatatgtaaagaaaacctaacattaagtgaatagccttataaatacctttaatagacgaggATTAGGCAGTGTAGAGgtttgtggtgaaggcttgcaatgcttctctagtgtgtgtgtgtgtgtgtgtgtgtgtgggtgtgcatgtCAGTatagccaccaccactattgtcaccaccaccgctacaagactactgccgtagcagaaggttgtctgtgaagacagtacgcatgtatatatgtttatgataactatctgttactaaataTCTTATCAATGAGACACTatacttatacaaataccatatgtcgatttattggttattgcgacatctttctcttcgttatactgtccagcttttgttatttgtcaaagcaggaaatatcaaattgtatcttgttgtacagcgagtgttggcaactccgcgaggcaataaacaaggtgcttaaaaggcagactgtactattttctcattctctatttctaccgcctgatatacgagtatttctgacaataaaccagggtgaaaggatactaagtagaggaatatagacatttttctatctacatacacatctcaCTTGTTAATTATACACGAAttcattgacttatctatctgcctacctatccatatatctgtttgtttatccaactgtccatttccgtatctatcaacccatcaaatgggcttatccatctatcttcacacaagcatttaaataccaccacctccacaactaCCACTGCAAGTTCccgcacctgcccaccttcgccctCATGAACAGGAGTGTGTCAGTGATAGGCGAGGGACACAACGGCTCCAATAATTGCAGCGCCATCCTTCGCCTACTGTTTCGTGTCAACCGGGGGGTCCCTGACAACACATCCCTCCCGACGTACACGCTTTCGGACCAACGTACCACGGTTGTGGGCGTGGGGTGGAGGCGTGGGTGAGATATACGTGGTGTCAGGCTCTTATCCGATTGCCTTTGCCTCTGTCGTTTTCATTGgttctctacacacttgtcaggtCGCTACACGTGTACACTCGCGTACGGCAACACGCGCCTGGCCACACGCACCACATACCTCTTACGGTACACTTCTTAGCGCCTTCGTACCGCGCGATGCTTTTTGTGCCAAGGACAGGCGCCGTtagtcaaccagccagtcagtcagagtCAATCAAccagtgtcagtcagtcagtgtgtcagtcattcagtcagttcagtcagtcaatcagccaaaCAGTCACTCAgctagacagtcagtcagtcagtgagttagtcattcagtcactcaatcactcagtcagtcagtaaatcagtcagtccctccatcagtcagtcagtgaatctattagttagacaggtAATCTATCTGTCAGTCCGTCAATctatcagccagtcagtcaatcaatattcacgatgcaaaacaagcaaacacaccaccaatagttaccaccacaatcaccacaatcactaccaccaccaccaccaccaccaatacacaacacacggacaccaccaccaccaccactttctaaAGGTGCCTACTGATTTACTGcatttccacgcatcgtttcatcgttgcgtatcaccttGTAATGCGTTACGGTGCAAAAGGGTATTGTACCCACTGTTTcctatccgcgtggtgtatcatcgttgagtgatgcaacagtgtcattcagtttcttcctgcaaatgtgcagttgtctgctgccgcgtttagttttattcatgaacatcaaatcagtaaaaggaaaaatgactgacggcgttggtgggtgtctacactctATGCAAGTAGGCACATGTGCAATGGAACAActactgtgttgactgacttaAAATcccagcatgtgacggaactgtatcaaaactgattttgagtttgtctgcaattggggaAAGATACTcgtgcccgtccacgacaacactgaacttGCAACGGGACAATGCCACGCTgcccgtccacacacacacacacacacacacacacacacgcgcgagtAGTGGTGAGTtatgtatcattcctttgaggtGACGCCGAAAGACCGACAAATGGGGGATCGAACCCGTTGCGTATCGTATTTTGACACGCaatggtgtagataaggcattgcaaaaaaccttaccaacttcacatctacaactgtctacaaaatttacaaatttatccacctaatctacaaatggtcaatgaaatacactacaccagtagcagtctggtgtctgttgtacgtcttgcacgctcactccaaacacttccctcacttctttggcgttagtagtactgattcctagaacaagagatggaacaaaatAGAAATGTCGTCAACATTAATaagttctgaaaaaaaataacaagaaagtacaaaaccttttaaaatgagaCACGTGTAGATAAAAGTGTAATGCgcaaaccacaatactcacatcatggtCACTCAACACTATTCTGGGTTTGCTTCAGTGTAGTCATACAACTGTGGGAATAATGTAATGCCGTCCCATTCAATAGTGCATGCAGCCGCTCGCTCCCGTCCTCCTCagtgcctgttgtcttgtggtacactgGCTGGGTTGGGGAAGCTTGCGTGGATGCACCTATATAAtagaactgtgtgagtggaaccttcCCAAACATGcggagtactccatacaaggagagataaggcccttgtacagagttagcagttggaggggcgagaaaaagaCATCTCAGAACAAGAGataaaatgtgaagtttccaattaagattatgagtaaaggacagaccgaggatattcagtgtaggaaagggagacagttgagtgttattgaagaagagggggacagttgtcTGGAAGCTTATGTTGAGTTTTGAGTCACTGAACACTAGTAAGTTTTCTGTGGCCAATCACAAATCTTAGAAAGTTCAGAAGTCAGGCGGTTTGTGGCATCCCTGCCTTAATATGCTCTCAAAATATGCCAAGCTATCttgaaatgccctcaaacatgccagactatcttaaaatgtcctcaaaacatgccaaactgtcttatattgccctcaaaacatgtcaaactgtcttaaaatgccctccaaacatgccaaactatcttaaaatgtcctcataagatgccaagctgtcttaaaataccctcaaaacatgtcacgctatcttaaaatgccctcaaacatgccaaacgtcttaaaatgccctcaaaacatgccaaactgccttaaaatgtcctcaaaacatgtcaaactgtcttaaaatgccctaaaatacatcaaactgccttaaaatgccttcaaaatatgtcaaactgtcttaactcttgtgttagagagttggtcagaatagggatgagaggaagaagaaagccttgggCAGttaggccgcaggaggggaggcatgaagtTAGCCAAATCAataaagcagttagcatgaaaatcgttataaaagataacaagagatgcaacattccggtagtgagaaagaggctgaagacagtcagtcagaggaggggaattgatgagacgaaaagcttttgattctaccctataTAATAAAGCTATATGAGTGGAGTTCCCCTCAAACATgcgaataaagagagagagagagagagagagagagagagagagagagagagagagagagagagagagagagagagagcaaacaaaccttaacacgaaaacaaaacaataaaatacaaataacatTCACAGCTATAGCAgcaaacactagaaaaaaaaaacaacaagcaTCACAATCTTACGCACTAACATTTCCAGGGTAAAAAAGTGAGATACAGCTGCCTCCTCCGCATTCTTAGTGAACAGCTGCAGGCAGTCAGCTCGGTCCAtgccaaggaatatacagaatcCTTGGTCCATGCTATGGCTGACCTACGCGGTGAACTCATCGCCCATAGCCTCCACCATGCCCAGCTCACTCAGCCCTTCGTCACCTGCACACAAAACGGGTACTTGCTGATGAAAGACATCTTTTATAAGGGCCCATTCCCACTGAGGCTGCCTGTTTAAGCCTAAAAACCCATTAAAAGCACCTCGTATAAATTAAAATCACTCTTACCtacccctaaacacacacaaaccccttaaaaactcaatgatatcccaaaacacactaaaacacaatgCAACAGCTCAAAACGCCTCAAAATCCACAACACTCACTAGAAATACTCAATATATACTCAAATCACCCCCCTCCACACAAAAAAGACCACTAATAAACAGCTACAACACTTAAAACACGCATAACTAAcataaaacacattcaaaacactcaaaagtttccaaaacacactcaaaacacactcaagtaCTCAAACATACCTCCACACCACATTCAtgatacgtaaaatatacctgaAAGATCTAAGACACACTGAAAACGCACGAAATGCACCTAAAACGTACTTCAAACATCTCGAACATTACTTTATTACACCCCAAGTATGTACATCCCAAACCAAcaaaatgcattataaagaCCGTTCACATTAAATGGGACACTTATCTAAATATTACCGCTtggttccttctcctattccgtctctatttatcatttcttattcgtcctcctccttttttctcctt
This genomic interval from Portunus trituberculatus isolate SZX2019 chromosome 35, ASM1759143v1, whole genome shotgun sequence contains the following:
- the LOC123513332 gene encoding U8 snoRNA-decapping enzyme-like, translated to MSVDSAPRDFPIPEIPSCLQLRTVTKGLIPLAESKKLDNYRMGAHVCLWARQEGRSMFGEYRAAVMMQLRFDGTFGFPGGLVDKGEDMMKGLNRELMEEIGWDPSAHPVTWSDYYSTQVAGDRKLVLHFFIKEVTLEQFIALEKSCLQSRDYGKEVMGSIRVPLYTMDNMYNGLPAFLNNKFAGTSKQQLLLALHHSKLLTEHEISDVILKSQNLKLAPNRF